One genomic segment of Armatimonadota bacterium includes these proteins:
- a CDS encoding PKD domain-containing protein — MSTTFGWRCTAAVTGARGVLAMAACVAPAMMLLAANTATAQAPGYLYNGGTAESAGITVSGWGSGKARFDNNVTYSGPNSILITTQGPYQGANITFNKPVNLASYLSRTGTYMEMAVQVYGAQGASGKFGKGGGLFGGGAGGFPGPGGAGGRPGPGGLPGSSGGAGGGLPGSSGGAGPGGRPGQNGQNGQPATTQPAKPITHLRAVFTTTTGKEFGIYFPLAAASTSNDWKLVAVPISAIQGLSADDAQIKSIRIFGDSTGYLYLAQMQLVDDSTPISVDPIADVIAVPRFQQYSYTADGHAGITPLKYSWDFDASNGIQDEIDGKTVNHTYVRPGDYTVTVTVSDIFGVKKPAVTTFKVHVSQ; from the coding sequence ATGAGCACTACATTCGGATGGCGTTGCACGGCTGCAGTCACCGGGGCGCGCGGCGTGCTGGCCATGGCTGCATGCGTGGCTCCAGCGATGATGCTGCTCGCGGCCAACACGGCCACGGCACAAGCGCCCGGCTACCTGTATAACGGCGGCACGGCGGAATCGGCCGGCATAACCGTCAGCGGTTGGGGCAGCGGAAAAGCCAGGTTTGATAACAACGTAACGTATTCCGGGCCCAACTCGATCCTCATCACCACGCAGGGGCCCTACCAGGGCGCCAACATCACCTTCAACAAGCCGGTCAACCTGGCATCGTACTTGAGCCGCACCGGTACGTACATGGAGATGGCGGTGCAGGTTTACGGCGCGCAGGGCGCTTCCGGAAAGTTCGGCAAGGGCGGTGGCCTGTTCGGCGGCGGCGCCGGTGGATTTCCCGGGCCCGGCGGCGCCGGCGGCCGGCCGGGGCCCGGTGGCCTACCTGGCAGTAGTGGCGGAGCCGGCGGTGGCTTGCCGGGCAGCAGCGGCGGCGCGGGACCGGGTGGCAGACCGGGCCAGAACGGCCAGAATGGGCAGCCGGCCACGACGCAGCCGGCCAAACCGATCACGCACCTGAGAGCCGTCTTCACCACCACAACCGGAAAAGAGTTCGGCATCTACTTCCCATTGGCAGCAGCATCAACCAGCAACGACTGGAAGCTGGTTGCCGTTCCGATCAGCGCCATCCAGGGCCTGAGTGCCGACGACGCCCAGATCAAATCGATCCGGATCTTTGGCGACTCCACCGGATACCTCTACCTGGCCCAGATGCAGCTCGTCGATGACAGCACACCGATCTCGGTCGATCCCATTGCCGACGTCATCGCCGTGCCACGGTTCCAGCAGTACAGCTACACCGCGGACGGACACGCAGGCATCACGCCGCTCAAATACTCGTGGGACTTCGACGCGAGTAACGGCATCCAGGATGAGATTGACGGCAAGACGGTAAACCACACCTATGTCCGCCCGGGAGACTACACGGTAACCGTCACCGTCAGCGATATTTTCGGCGTCAAAAAGCCGGCTGTCACCACGTTCAAGGTTCACGTTTCCCAGTAA
- a CDS encoding response regulator transcription factor, translating into MIRQGQTPGNRPGRKTRILLADDHAIWRGGVAAILADTEFEIVGETSSGAEAIEAARRLKPAMTLLDIRMPGGDGLEALVVLKREQPTMAVIMLTTYDNPTFMAQAVAGGAAGYLLKGVDYPTFVEALRAVSRGDTLLSASELVRSLRSVSDNAAGAAELVTPLTERENEVLRLLSTGLNNREIGQTIFIAESTVKTHVEHIIDKLGVSDRVQAAVWAARCGVLARHGAGGGTG; encoded by the coding sequence ATGATCCGTCAGGGCCAAACACCTGGAAACCGGCCGGGGCGCAAGACGCGGATACTGCTGGCGGATGACCACGCTATCTGGCGCGGTGGTGTGGCGGCGATCCTGGCCGACACCGAGTTTGAGATTGTTGGCGAGACCAGCTCCGGCGCCGAGGCCATTGAAGCAGCGCGCCGGCTCAAGCCCGCGATGACGCTGCTGGATATCCGTATGCCGGGCGGAGATGGACTGGAAGCGCTGGTTGTACTGAAACGTGAACAGCCGACCATGGCCGTGATCATGCTGACCACCTACGATAATCCAACATTCATGGCGCAGGCGGTTGCCGGCGGTGCGGCCGGCTACCTTCTGAAGGGTGTGGATTACCCGACGTTTGTTGAGGCGCTGCGTGCCGTATCGCGTGGCGATACGCTGCTCTCCGCGTCGGAACTGGTTCGGTCGCTCCGCTCCGTGAGTGATAACGCGGCCGGCGCCGCGGAACTGGTGACGCCATTGACCGAGCGCGAGAACGAAGTGCTGCGTTTGCTCTCAACCGGCCTGAACAACCGCGAGATTGGCCAGACCATCTTCATCGCCGAGAGCACGGTCAAGACACACGTTGAGCATATCATTGACAAGCTTGGCGTTTCCGACCGCGTGCAGGCCGCCGTCTGGGCGGCCCGCTGCGGAGTGCTGGCGCGTCACGGCGCCGGCGGCGGTACGGGGTAA
- a CDS encoding prephenate dehydrogenase/arogenate dehydrogenase family protein: MVQTTAPPELPPRISILGLGLIGGSIGLGLAAARVVSGFDVNPDTVLLAQKLGAIHHAMPSAALAVADADLVILAGPVDANVRLLGEISNALQPHALVTDTGSVKEAICRAGKQLLGSRFIGGHPMAGGTGSGIRSAQGQLLNGAAWALIPADRGGISSRRYRAVEALVRHVGARPIPASAPEHDAAAALASHLPHLISWAYSGTVSADRAGELAHRLAGGSYRDMMRVAASNPELWSGILTANAARLEAAAAQFSRSFDTLVTAIHAGDAPALAELLRASAADKTRLRRRR; the protein is encoded by the coding sequence ATGGTTCAGACCACCGCACCGCCGGAACTGCCCCCACGGATATCGATACTCGGGCTGGGCCTCATCGGTGGCTCCATCGGGCTCGGCCTCGCCGCTGCGCGGGTCGTCAGCGGCTTCGACGTCAACCCCGACACGGTACTGTTGGCGCAGAAGCTCGGCGCCATCCACCACGCAATGCCGTCGGCCGCCCTCGCCGTGGCCGACGCCGATCTGGTGATACTCGCCGGACCTGTTGACGCAAATGTGAGGCTGCTCGGCGAAATCTCTAACGCGCTGCAGCCGCATGCTCTGGTCACCGATACCGGCAGCGTCAAGGAAGCGATCTGCCGTGCCGGCAAGCAGCTCCTCGGCAGCCGGTTTATTGGCGGCCATCCTATGGCCGGCGGCACCGGATCCGGAATACGCTCGGCGCAGGGACAGCTCTTAAACGGCGCGGCCTGGGCGCTCATCCCTGCCGATAGAGGCGGAATCTCCTCCCGCAGGTATCGCGCGGTGGAAGCGCTTGTGCGTCACGTAGGCGCAAGGCCGATACCGGCATCTGCGCCGGAGCACGATGCCGCAGCCGCCCTGGCCAGCCATTTGCCCCACCTTATCTCATGGGCCTACAGCGGTACCGTCTCCGCGGACAGGGCCGGCGAACTTGCCCACCGCCTGGCCGGCGGCAGCTATCGCGATATGATGCGTGTCGCCGCGAGCAATCCGGAGCTGTGGTCCGGTATTTTGACGGCCAACGCCGCCCGCCTGGAAGCCGCCGCGGCACAGTTCTCCCGGAGCTTCGATACACTCGTGACCGCTATCCATGCCGGAGATGCGCCTGCGCTCGCAGAGCTGCTGCGGGCTTCGGCGGCCGATAAAACGCGTTTACGGCGACGGCGGTGA
- a CDS encoding RecX family transcriptional regulator, which produces MRTGDRPPEQALPAAERSLKRVPCTATTLRQRLLRMGFDAATADAAVSSLRDRGLLNDEAFARAWVADRAPRKGYGRQRLEQELRTRGIPRELIATALSAYSPEEELDQAMAAAERRWAQMIAGKPEIDLVGARRKLTGWMQRRGFPPSVIAQVIRGVARNSSYE; this is translated from the coding sequence TTGCGCACCGGCGACCGACCGCCCGAACAGGCGCTGCCGGCAGCAGAACGCAGCCTGAAGCGCGTGCCGTGCACCGCAACAACTCTCCGTCAGCGGCTGCTCCGAATGGGCTTCGACGCCGCGACAGCGGATGCCGCGGTCAGCAGCCTGCGTGATCGTGGCCTGCTGAACGATGAAGCGTTTGCGCGTGCTTGGGTCGCCGACCGTGCGCCGCGTAAGGGCTACGGCCGCCAACGACTTGAGCAGGAGTTGCGTACTCGGGGGATTCCGCGCGAGCTGATAGCCACTGCGCTCTCCGCATATTCGCCTGAAGAGGAGTTGGATCAGGCTATGGCCGCCGCGGAGCGCCGTTGGGCCCAGATGATCGCCGGAAAGCCTGAGATCGATCTTGTTGGCGCACGCCGCAAACTCACGGGCTGGATGCAGAGGCGCGGCTTTCCACCGTCCGTGATCGCGCAGGTTATCCGTGGTGTTGCGCGGAATAGCTCCTATGAATAG
- a CDS encoding ferritin family protein: MADSVKDLPPRKMLALAIAVETRNAQRYETFGHIFEQYNDEAAELFEDMKNEELAHRRALEELYQARFGGEIPAADEHDVDEVVEAVDIDDAETLIIDSMTRRDVLEAALRAEEGARAFYAELSTTVQDAALLELYGRLAAYEDDHVEALQSRLRALAAERQKN; encoded by the coding sequence ATGGCTGACTCTGTGAAAGATCTGCCGCCGCGCAAGATGCTGGCGCTGGCGATCGCCGTGGAAACACGCAACGCACAACGGTACGAAACGTTCGGTCACATCTTTGAACAGTACAACGACGAGGCTGCCGAACTGTTTGAAGATATGAAAAACGAGGAGTTGGCTCATCGACGCGCCCTTGAGGAGTTGTATCAAGCACGCTTCGGCGGAGAGATTCCGGCGGCTGATGAGCACGACGTTGACGAAGTGGTGGAGGCGGTAGACATCGACGATGCCGAAACGCTGATCATCGACAGCATGACGCGGCGTGACGTGCTGGAGGCCGCACTGCGGGCGGAAGAGGGCGCGAGAGCCTTCTATGCCGAGCTTTCCACAACGGTTCAGGACGCGGCGCTCCTGGAACTGTACGGGCGCCTTGCGGCATACGAAGACGACCACGTTGAGGCGCTGCAGTCACGCTTGCGTGCACTTGCGGCAGAAAGGCAGAAGAACTGA
- a CDS encoding 4Fe-4S binding protein — MAAGGERIPLRVIQPEPPQQTPGRVDLFLKFPFLGRLFKMRNFPMMLIIPNLIMFWIFLLAGVFGTPVGSHNIIIVFIWILWWFALIAVLMPFGSRLWCTMCPLPFFGDWVQRRALTYVRSGNSAGTRNKLFGKLKVWPKPLCNIWVQNIGFLMLASFSAHLVTRPMATVIMLGSLIVIAGVMGLVYRQRVFCNYVCPVSGFLSLYSMTSMVELRARKRETCLKCTSKACVAGSDKGWACPWIIYMGRLERNNYCGMCTECVKSCPNDNIALFWRPFCSDKAIKGYDELWKAFIMLVLAMAYSVVLLGPWGKIKSWANVAEVGNWRGFATYVSILWFSSLVALPAIYYVAIGLGRKLAVASAKAREGTPAPSMKDLFIKYGYTLVPLGLMAWIAFSFPLIMVSGAYIIAVISDPMGWGWNLFGTAHVAWAPFHPAWMPYIQIPCLMLGLYYALIRGREIADTMWTNRRAAVLSLAPLAVLLTAITMVFLKLYTG, encoded by the coding sequence ATGGCAGCTGGAGGAGAGCGAATTCCTCTGCGGGTAATCCAACCGGAGCCACCACAACAGACGCCGGGTCGGGTCGACCTCTTCCTCAAGTTTCCGTTTCTTGGACGCCTGTTCAAGATGCGCAACTTCCCGATGATGTTGATTATCCCGAACCTCATCATGTTCTGGATATTCCTGCTGGCCGGTGTGTTCGGCACCCCGGTGGGCAGCCACAACATCATCATCGTCTTCATCTGGATCTTATGGTGGTTTGCGCTTATTGCCGTATTGATGCCTTTCGGCTCGCGCCTCTGGTGCACGATGTGCCCGCTGCCATTCTTTGGCGACTGGGTTCAGAGGCGGGCGCTTACCTATGTGCGGTCGGGCAATTCGGCGGGTACGCGCAACAAGCTGTTCGGCAAACTGAAGGTCTGGCCGAAACCACTCTGCAACATCTGGGTTCAAAACATCGGCTTCCTGATGCTGGCCTCATTCAGTGCGCATCTGGTCACCCGGCCTATGGCCACGGTGATCATGCTGGGCAGCCTCATCGTTATCGCCGGCGTGATGGGCCTGGTGTATCGCCAGCGCGTGTTCTGCAATTACGTCTGCCCGGTCAGCGGATTTCTGAGCCTCTACTCCATGACCTCCATGGTGGAACTCCGGGCGCGCAAACGTGAGACATGTCTCAAGTGCACCTCCAAGGCATGCGTCGCCGGAAGCGACAAAGGATGGGCCTGCCCGTGGATCATCTACATGGGCCGATTGGAGCGGAACAACTACTGCGGCATGTGCACCGAATGCGTGAAATCGTGCCCGAACGATAACATTGCCCTCTTCTGGAGGCCGTTCTGCAGCGACAAGGCGATCAAGGGGTACGACGAACTCTGGAAAGCCTTCATCATGCTGGTGCTGGCGATGGCCTACTCCGTAGTGCTGCTCGGTCCATGGGGCAAGATCAAGAGTTGGGCGAACGTGGCCGAAGTCGGCAACTGGCGTGGCTTTGCGACCTACGTCTCCATCCTCTGGTTTTCGTCTCTGGTCGCACTGCCGGCCATCTACTACGTCGCGATAGGTCTTGGTCGAAAACTGGCGGTGGCAAGCGCCAAAGCGCGTGAAGGCACGCCGGCCCCGTCGATGAAAGACCTGTTCATCAAGTATGGCTACACCCTGGTCCCGCTGGGCCTTATGGCATGGATTGCGTTCAGCTTCCCGCTGATCATGGTGAGCGGCGCGTACATCATTGCTGTGATCTCGGATCCGATGGGCTGGGGCTGGAACCTGTTCGGCACCGCGCACGTGGCGTGGGCGCCCTTCCATCCCGCCTGGATGCCCTATATCCAGATCCCCTGCCTGATGCTCGGCCTCTACTACGCGCTGATCCGCGGACGTGAGATCGCCGACACCATGTGGACCAACCGCCGGGCCGCTGTGCTGAGCCTGGCGCCGCTTGCGGTGCTGCTCACGGCCATTACAATGGTTTTCCTGAAGCTGTATACCGGCTGA
- a CDS encoding FAD-dependent oxidoreductase translates to MEPAQHPITLGTPTYWKDQIRCQVACPVHTDARGYVRAIAEGNFELAYLIARGPNPLASICGRICGAPCEASCRRGMIDEPIAIRALKRVVTERFGPYRAANNGDKPTLVSGPDHAAYLQNSDTDKICAESDDLMHVIRLYAESLKRPTGQRIAIIGAGPAGLACAHDLALLGLRPTILESEAMPAGMLVLGVPEYRLPRDLIKAEIEVIQALGVEIRCGVQVGRDVTLSSLRDEYDAVVIAVGCKRSRGLSIPGIASKGVYGGVEFLRSVAIGEPVRLGGRVIVIGGGSVAYDVSRTVLRQEQADVSREAARQAGEREVTLVCLESAAEMPAETIDIKEGEEEGVLRKNGWGPVEILTKPGPDGPLVEGVRFRRCVRVYDENRAFRPIYDNTQLVDLPADTVLLSVGQAVDLSFLEKAGDNVRLSAGQIAWDANTQMTSYDGVFVAGDVAYGPKLVIDAIASGKHAARSVYEYCTGARLHRDAVQFHVDLGPYLREPDLDKNTRVPLPALPVRDRIRFPRAIVDLGYTLDEARAEAGRCLDCGVDTLWNTQCTLCGACVEVCPTHCLQMPTLLDLQQQEPFQRLAESDHYHLKKNTVVLRDEDRSVVVAPQARIEANEDMVLFKDEDTCIRCGLCAQVCPTRAISMQRLTFSEGWSCRVNGAARA, encoded by the coding sequence ATGGAACCGGCACAACACCCGATCACTCTCGGCACGCCCACCTATTGGAAGGATCAGATCCGCTGCCAGGTAGCGTGCCCGGTTCACACCGACGCCCGTGGATACGTGCGTGCGATTGCAGAGGGAAACTTTGAGCTTGCATACCTCATAGCCCGTGGGCCGAATCCGCTCGCCTCCATCTGCGGACGTATCTGCGGTGCGCCGTGCGAGGCAAGCTGCCGGCGCGGAATGATCGACGAACCGATCGCCATCCGGGCGCTGAAGCGCGTGGTTACCGAGAGATTCGGGCCCTATCGCGCAGCCAATAACGGGGACAAGCCAACCCTGGTTTCCGGACCCGACCACGCCGCCTATCTGCAGAACAGCGACACGGATAAGATATGCGCCGAATCGGATGACCTCATGCACGTCATCCGTCTGTATGCGGAATCGCTCAAGCGCCCGACCGGCCAGCGCATTGCGATTATTGGCGCAGGACCTGCCGGCCTGGCGTGCGCTCACGATCTTGCCTTACTGGGGCTGCGGCCAACCATTCTGGAGAGTGAGGCGATGCCGGCCGGGATGCTGGTCCTCGGCGTACCGGAGTACCGACTGCCGCGCGACCTGATAAAGGCCGAGATCGAAGTCATTCAGGCGCTGGGTGTAGAAATCCGCTGTGGGGTGCAGGTGGGCCGCGACGTTACGCTGAGCTCGCTGCGCGACGAATACGACGCGGTCGTCATTGCCGTCGGCTGCAAGCGATCCCGCGGTCTCTCGATACCGGGTATCGCCTCCAAGGGCGTGTACGGAGGCGTCGAGTTCCTTCGCTCCGTCGCGATCGGCGAACCCGTGCGTCTAGGCGGTCGCGTCATCGTGATTGGTGGCGGAAGCGTAGCCTACGATGTTTCAAGAACTGTGCTGCGTCAAGAACAGGCCGACGTGTCGCGAGAGGCCGCGCGGCAGGCTGGAGAGCGGGAAGTCACGCTGGTTTGCCTCGAATCTGCTGCCGAGATGCCTGCGGAGACCATCGATATCAAAGAGGGTGAGGAAGAGGGCGTCCTGCGGAAGAACGGCTGGGGCCCCGTCGAGATACTTACCAAGCCGGGTCCTGATGGTCCTCTCGTGGAAGGCGTGCGATTCCGGCGCTGCGTCCGCGTATACGACGAGAATCGAGCATTCCGCCCGATCTACGACAACACCCAGTTGGTAGACCTGCCGGCCGATACGGTGCTGCTTTCAGTAGGACAGGCCGTCGACCTCTCGTTCCTCGAGAAAGCCGGCGACAACGTGCGGCTCTCCGCAGGGCAGATCGCCTGGGACGCCAACACGCAGATGACCTCCTATGACGGGGTTTTCGTGGCGGGTGATGTAGCCTACGGACCGAAACTTGTTATCGATGCGATCGCCAGCGGGAAGCATGCTGCCCGGTCGGTGTACGAATACTGCACGGGCGCCCGCCTCCACCGCGATGCCGTACAGTTCCACGTGGATCTCGGGCCTTACCTTCGCGAACCGGATCTGGACAAAAACACGCGCGTGCCGCTGCCGGCCCTGCCCGTTCGCGATCGCATCCGCTTTCCTCGCGCCATTGTGGATCTTGGCTACACGCTGGATGAGGCCCGCGCCGAAGCCGGCCGCTGCCTGGATTGCGGCGTCGACACACTCTGGAACACGCAGTGCACCCTGTGCGGAGCCTGTGTTGAGGTATGCCCGACCCACTGCCTCCAGATGCCGACACTCCTCGATCTGCAGCAGCAAGAGCCCTTCCAGCGGCTGGCGGAATCCGATCACTACCACCTCAAGAAGAACACGGTGGTGCTGCGCGACGAAGATCGGTCCGTGGTGGTCGCGCCGCAAGCGCGCATCGAGGCCAACGAAGATATGGTGCTCTTCAAGGATGAAGACACCTGCATCCGGTGCGGTTTGTGCGCCCAGGTGTGCCCAACCCGCGCCATCAGCATGCAGCGCCTCACCTTCAGCGAGGGCTGGTCATGCAGGGTCAACGGGGCTGCTCGGGCCTGA
- the aroF gene encoding 3-deoxy-7-phosphoheptulonate synthase, with amino-acid sequence MIIVLADGASADERQRVLDDLQARGYRYHLSEGVEHTVIGVIGTPESDKGDLKEHYEALPFVERVVPISRPYKLVARPFRPEGTRITVGGVEIGGGRICVMAGPCTVEGPEMLLETARRAREHGATILRGGAYKPSTSPYSFHGMGEAGLKLLADARAETGMPIITEVMDTRDVELVGRYADIFQIGTRNMTNFSLLREVGASRIPVMLKRGWASTIEEWLQAAEYIASQGNYQILLCERGIRTFETYTRNTFDLNAIPAVKELSHLPVIADPSHGTGRRSLVAAVSRGAVAAGADGLILEMHPRPEQSVKDGPQSLGFEQFATLMTDLKPVAAAVGRSL; translated from the coding sequence GTGATTATTGTGCTGGCGGATGGAGCCTCGGCCGACGAACGGCAGCGCGTGCTCGACGATCTGCAGGCGCGCGGTTACCGCTACCACCTGTCGGAGGGTGTGGAGCATACGGTCATCGGCGTTATCGGCACGCCCGAGAGCGACAAAGGAGATCTCAAGGAGCACTATGAGGCGCTGCCATTTGTGGAGCGCGTGGTGCCCATATCTCGCCCGTACAAGCTCGTGGCCCGGCCGTTCCGGCCGGAAGGCACCCGCATTACCGTCGGCGGCGTTGAGATCGGTGGCGGCAGGATCTGCGTTATGGCCGGGCCATGTACCGTTGAAGGGCCCGAAATGCTGCTGGAAACGGCTCGCAGGGCCAGAGAACATGGCGCCACGATCCTGCGTGGCGGAGCCTACAAACCCAGCACCTCGCCATACTCCTTCCACGGGATGGGTGAGGCCGGACTCAAGCTCCTGGCCGATGCGCGGGCCGAGACCGGCATGCCGATCATCACTGAAGTGATGGATACGCGCGATGTGGAACTGGTGGGTCGGTATGCCGATATCTTCCAGATCGGCACACGAAACATGACCAACTTTTCGCTGCTGCGGGAAGTTGGCGCGTCCCGCATTCCCGTGATGCTGAAGCGCGGCTGGGCCAGCACGATTGAGGAGTGGCTGCAGGCCGCCGAGTACATAGCCAGCCAGGGCAACTACCAGATTCTACTGTGCGAGCGGGGTATCCGTACCTTTGAGACGTACACACGAAACACGTTCGATCTAAACGCCATTCCGGCGGTGAAGGAGCTATCGCACCTGCCGGTGATCGCCGACCCATCCCACGGCACCGGCAGGCGCTCACTGGTTGCAGCGGTCAGCCGGGGCGCCGTTGCCGCCGGCGCCGACGGCCTCATCCTGGAGATGCACCCCCGGCCGGAACAATCGGTGAAGGATGGCCCGCAATCGCTGGGATTTGAGCAGTTCGCCACACTCATGACGGATTTGAAGCCGGTTGCGGCCGCCGTGGGTCGCTCTCTCTGA
- a CDS encoding YmdB family metallophosphoesterase, producing MRLLMVGDITGRPGRDWAIELAPALRQRLHLQAVVMNAENAAAGLGITPAIADSLLAPDVADVLTLGNHAFARREICEYLKYEPRILRPANYPPDTPGRGMGIYSLPCGTLAVISLLGRTFMEAVDCPFRTGDELLNKAREITNVVLCDFHAEATSEKKAFGWHADGRVGAVLGTHTHVQTADEQILPNGTAFMSDVGMTGPKWSVIGVQSDLVVQRFITGMPVRYETAMAPAELCGAVVDIEQNTGRAASIWRLRVTNAAGAPRVMLGPRAQPEDME from the coding sequence ATGCGCTTGCTGATGGTTGGCGACATCACGGGCCGGCCCGGGCGAGATTGGGCGATCGAGCTGGCGCCGGCTCTCAGGCAGCGGCTTCACCTCCAGGCGGTGGTGATGAACGCCGAAAATGCCGCCGCCGGCCTCGGTATCACGCCGGCCATCGCCGATTCGCTGCTGGCGCCGGATGTGGCCGACGTTCTGACGCTGGGTAACCACGCGTTCGCACGCCGTGAGATTTGCGAGTATCTGAAATATGAACCACGGATACTGCGGCCCGCTAACTACCCGCCGGATACACCTGGCCGCGGTATGGGGATATACTCGTTGCCATGCGGAACGCTTGCCGTGATTTCACTCCTTGGCCGAACCTTCATGGAGGCCGTCGACTGCCCGTTCCGAACTGGCGACGAGCTGCTGAACAAAGCGCGAGAGATCACTAACGTGGTACTGTGTGACTTCCACGCAGAGGCCACTTCGGAAAAGAAGGCGTTCGGCTGGCATGCCGATGGACGCGTCGGCGCCGTACTGGGCACGCATACCCACGTGCAAACAGCGGACGAGCAGATACTGCCGAACGGTACGGCGTTTATGAGTGACGTGGGAATGACCGGTCCGAAATGGTCGGTGATCGGCGTCCAGTCCGATCTGGTGGTTCAGCGCTTCATCACCGGCATGCCGGTGCGCTATGAAACCGCTATGGCGCCGGCCGAGTTGTGCGGCGCAGTAGTCGATATCGAACAAAACACGGGTCGCGCGGCGTCTATCTGGCGTCTGCGCGTCACCAATGCTGCCGGCGCCCCACGCGTTATGCTGGGACCGCGAGCACAACCGGAGGATATGGAATGA
- a CDS encoding methylamine utilization protein, translated as MNSLRALRITGGARVLGAASCLAAASLLCLSVGARADGVAGKVMAGNAALVDAVISIEGAHGHASPAAMHAVIDQQNKTFNPHVVAVMKGGTVEFRNSDDFLHNTYSTSKTGTFNLSQPGRGSRSLLKVDKVGPIDVRCHIHASMHAWIVVVDTPYFAVSDARGLFRIPGVPAGTYTVKVWSEKSGLLTEKLTVTAHSEARLLVKYAK; from the coding sequence ATGAATTCACTGAGAGCGTTGCGCATCACCGGCGGGGCCAGGGTGCTTGGCGCCGCAAGCTGCCTGGCCGCGGCCTCACTTCTCTGCCTCTCGGTTGGCGCTCGCGCCGACGGCGTCGCAGGAAAAGTGATGGCTGGTAATGCCGCACTGGTGGATGCCGTGATTTCGATCGAGGGCGCTCACGGCCATGCAAGCCCCGCGGCGATGCACGCGGTGATCGATCAGCAAAACAAGACCTTCAATCCACATGTCGTGGCCGTTATGAAGGGTGGCACCGTGGAGTTCCGCAACTCGGACGACTTCCTCCACAACACCTACTCCACGTCGAAGACCGGTACGTTCAACCTCAGCCAGCCGGGACGCGGTTCGCGGTCGCTGCTCAAGGTTGACAAGGTTGGCCCCATCGACGTGCGCTGTCACATCCACGCCAGCATGCATGCCTGGATCGTGGTGGTGGATACACCGTACTTCGCCGTATCGGATGCTCGCGGCCTCTTCCGCATTCCGGGAGTTCCGGCCGGAACCTACACGGTGAAGGTGTGGAGCGAAAAGTCCGGCCTTCTTACCGAGAAGCTCACCGTGACCGCCCACAGCGAAGCTCGGCTATTGGTGAAGTACGCCAAGTAA